From a region of the Candidatus Cloacimonas sp. genome:
- the buk gene encoding butyrate kinase — MTYRVLAVNPGSTSTKIAVYDDSTSVFEKTLRHDPEELNQFGDLFNQTDFRKALVMEAMEENNVHPQTLNAIVGRGGLVRAVSGGTWKVNAAMLRDLKDITIWGRSHASNLGAFIAKAIAEPLGIPYFIVDPVATDELEDIARLAGIPEIEHKSLFHALNIRYICRLLAEKLSIPLNRANFIGVHLGGGISVAAIKNGRVVDVNNALLGTGPFSPQRAGSLPIGDLIDMCYSGKYTKKELTTYLSKGAGLMAYLGTDSGIEVGKRVEAGDPKAKLVLDAMCYRISREIGSCAAVLAGKVEGIYLSGGLVYNDYIVNFITEHTKFIAPIYLYPGEKEMEALCQGGIRILNGTEEAKEYPY, encoded by the coding sequence ATGACATATCGTGTGCTCGCTGTTAATCCCGGTTCAACATCAACTAAAATTGCTGTTTATGACGACAGCACTTCCGTTTTTGAAAAAACCTTGCGGCACGATCCCGAAGAATTAAATCAATTCGGTGATCTTTTCAATCAGACCGATTTTCGGAAGGCATTAGTAATGGAAGCGATGGAAGAAAATAATGTCCATCCTCAAACCTTGAATGCTATTGTTGGTAGAGGCGGATTAGTTCGTGCCGTAAGTGGCGGAACCTGGAAAGTAAATGCAGCAATGTTACGAGATTTGAAGGACATAACAATTTGGGGAAGAAGCCATGCTTCAAATTTAGGTGCCTTCATTGCCAAAGCTATTGCCGAGCCGCTTGGCATACCCTATTTTATAGTTGATCCTGTAGCAACTGACGAATTGGAAGATATAGCTCGCTTGGCAGGTATTCCGGAAATTGAACATAAAAGTTTGTTTCATGCTTTGAATATTCGTTATATTTGCCGGCTACTGGCGGAAAAATTATCTATTCCTTTAAACAGGGCTAATTTTATCGGAGTGCACTTGGGAGGTGGAATTTCCGTTGCTGCAATAAAAAACGGCAGAGTAGTAGATGTAAATAACGCTCTTTTAGGGACAGGACCTTTTTCTCCTCAAAGAGCCGGCTCACTTCCCATTGGTGATTTAATTGATATGTGCTATTCAGGAAAATATACGAAAAAAGAACTTACAACCTATCTTTCCAAAGGTGCAGGACTTATGGCTTATTTAGGAACCGATAGCGGAATTGAAGTTGGCAAAAGAGTGGAGGCAGGTGACCCTAAAGCAAAACTTGTTTTAGATGCTATGTGCTACAGAATTTCGCGTGAAATAGGTTCCTGTGCTGCAGTGCTTGCCGGAAAAGTAGAAGGCATATATCTTAGTGGCGGTTTAGTATATAATGATTATATTGTGAATTTCATTACAGAACATACTAAGTTTATTGCTCCGATCTACCTGTATCCCGGAGAAAAAGAAATGGAAGCACTCTGCCAAGGAGGGATAAGAATTTTAAACGGAACTGAAGAAGCCAAGGAATATCCCTATTGA
- a CDS encoding clostripain-related cysteine peptidase produces MKYFLITLLLTIGIYLNAENWTVLVYMAADNNLAEMGKLDINTMESVAQPANLNLIVQADFPEGAKRYKIQQDNSEQITSPILANLGNINSGDPNTLNSFIKWGYNRYPTQRKMLIIWSHGDSWFKANTGKWICPDDNAQDLISVAGGELVLAFTGIPRLDILLFDACSMQSIEVISEVYSYADYVIGSEDSVPQNGFPYEDIIPLFGGDFTQLLAEIPELYVSSYLPGEGINEGWNYWAVTCSVIKTELVPQFVQQIKNFAVNQRNMAPKYFPVRNSCYSMNTGLADIDIRDFLEKAKTVYDSGAQNLLSLWNSMVISSAFTNPEEIGNIGTAAIWFPDSRFNFENGWKQYLKLEFAHSRWLGFVNAALGDDTFPPEKPKLLSQNLIYKTLQIFLQANPDPDSLYYEITIDEGQHYQYLHTSPEDAVILIMLQIDQPGTYQIKAIDQSGNKSEPLIGNYDYQEPQMSVMINPNPVSPNSAAVLRWWANEGLQGNIQLEIYNLKGQKVLSKCLGKVLAGEGNFLLNSEPKFGSLPAGVYFLRLHLGDMKFTRKFTILY; encoded by the coding sequence TTGAAATATTTCCTGATTACCCTTCTGCTTACAATCGGCATTTATCTTAATGCGGAAAATTGGACTGTCCTTGTTTATATGGCTGCTGATAATAATTTGGCGGAAATGGGCAAATTAGATATTAATACAATGGAAAGCGTTGCCCAACCTGCGAATTTGAACTTAATTGTTCAAGCTGATTTTCCTGAAGGAGCGAAACGCTATAAAATTCAGCAGGATAATTCGGAACAGATAACTTCACCGATTTTAGCCAATTTGGGTAATATTAACAGTGGCGATCCCAATACTTTGAACAGTTTCATAAAATGGGGTTACAACCGCTATCCTACTCAGCGCAAAATGCTTATTATCTGGTCTCATGGAGATAGTTGGTTTAAAGCCAACACGGGCAAATGGATTTGTCCTGATGATAATGCTCAAGACCTGATAAGCGTTGCCGGGGGAGAACTGGTTTTAGCTTTTACCGGTATTCCTCGTTTGGATATTTTGCTTTTTGATGCTTGCAGTATGCAAAGCATTGAAGTAATTAGTGAGGTCTATTCTTATGCCGATTATGTTATCGGCTCGGAAGATTCCGTTCCCCAAAACGGTTTTCCTTATGAGGACATAATCCCTCTTTTTGGAGGTGACTTTACTCAGCTTTTAGCCGAGATTCCGGAACTATATGTTTCTTCCTATCTGCCGGGAGAAGGGATTAACGAAGGATGGAACTATTGGGCTGTTACCTGCTCTGTAATTAAAACGGAATTAGTGCCTCAATTTGTCCAACAAATTAAAAACTTTGCCGTTAATCAAAGAAATATGGCTCCCAAATATTTTCCGGTGCGCAATTCCTGCTATTCTATGAATACAGGACTTGCAGATATTGATATCAGAGATTTTTTGGAAAAGGCAAAAACGGTTTACGATAGCGGTGCTCAAAATTTACTCTCCCTGTGGAATTCAATGGTTATTAGCAGTGCTTTTACCAATCCTGAAGAAATTGGCAATATTGGCACCGCTGCAATTTGGTTTCCCGATAGCAGATTCAATTTTGAAAACGGCTGGAAACAATATCTGAAGCTGGAATTTGCTCACTCCCGTTGGCTCGGTTTTGTAAATGCAGCTCTGGGAGACGATACTTTTCCTCCCGAAAAACCAAAACTACTGTCCCAAAACCTTATTTATAAGACCTTGCAAATTTTCCTGCAGGCAAACCCCGATCCCGATTCCCTATACTATGAAATAACTATAGACGAAGGACAGCATTATCAATATTTACACACCTCTCCAGAAGATGCTGTAATTTTAATTATGCTGCAAATAGACCAGCCCGGAACTTATCAAATAAAAGCTATTGATCAAAGCGGAAACAAAAGCGAACCCTTAATCGGAAATTATGATTATCAGGAACCGCAAATGTCCGTTATGATTAACCCCAATCCTGTTTCCCCTAATTCTGCGGCTGTCTTAAGATGGTGGGCAAATGAAGGTCTGCAAGGGAACATTCAATTGGAAATTTATAACTTGAAAGGACAGAAAGTGCTAAGTAAATGTTTGGGAAAAGTGCTTGCCGGAGAAGGAAATTTCTTGCTTAACTCCGAACCGAAATTTGGCTCTCTGCCTGCCGGAGTGTATTTTTTAAGGTTGCATTTGGGTGATATGAAATTTACCCGTAAATTTACTATCTTATACTAA
- a CDS encoding RNA methyltransferase — translation MIKKIAYPQLSNERLRYLAKLKQKKYRLQEELVIVEGKRTLAQLFTWGIKPRELYLVEGEPTVSTEIIYTVSEQGMKRLCDSEQPQKIAGLFSLPKPRKTAFQKAFYLDDISDPGNLGTIFRIAAAFNIDCLILSPDSCEVSSPKVIRTSLGAVYQVPFIFCKAENLQKLKASVFALDMQGKIPLANFTPPAEPFIVALGNETKGLSEEVLQIAKKIISIPMPGKMESLNVSASAAVLAYILSQN, via the coding sequence ATGATAAAAAAAATTGCCTACCCTCAGCTGAGTAATGAACGCCTGCGCTATCTTGCCAAACTGAAACAAAAGAAATATCGCTTGCAGGAAGAACTGGTAATCGTTGAAGGTAAAAGAACATTGGCACAGCTTTTTACTTGGGGAATTAAACCCCGGGAATTATACCTCGTTGAAGGTGAGCCAACTGTCTCCACAGAAATTATTTATACAGTTTCGGAGCAGGGAATGAAACGACTTTGTGATTCTGAACAGCCGCAAAAAATAGCAGGCCTTTTCTCCCTGCCCAAACCCCGGAAAACAGCTTTTCAGAAGGCATTTTATCTGGATGATATTAGCGATCCCGGAAATTTGGGAACAATTTTCAGAATTGCCGCTGCTTTTAATATTGATTGTTTAATCCTATCTCCTGATAGCTGTGAAGTAAGCTCTCCTAAAGTGATTCGTACCTCTTTGGGAGCTGTTTATCAAGTTCCATTTATCTTTTGTAAGGCGGAAAATCTGCAGAAGCTGAAAGCATCTGTCTTTGCTTTAGATATGCAAGGGAAAATTCCTTTGGCTAATTTCACTCCTCCTGCAGAACCATTCATTGTTGCTTTGGGCAATGAAACTAAGGGTCTGTCTGAGGAAGTTTTGCAGATAGCCAAAAAAATAATCTCTATTCCTATGCCGGGGAAAATGGAATCCCTGAATGTATCTGCCTCTGCTGCCGTTTTAGCTTACATCCTTAGTCAGAACTAA